A stretch of the Mesorhizobium sp. Pch-S genome encodes the following:
- the gcl gene encoding glyoxylate carboligase yields MARMRAVDAAVLVLEKEGIKCGFGVPGAAINPFYSALKARGTIGHVLARHVEGASHMAEGYTRAKAGNIGLCIGTSGPAGTDMITGLYSAAADSIPILCITGQAPRARLTKEDFQAVDIAAIAGPVAKWAVTVMEPYLVPMTLQKAFYLMRSGRPGPVLVDLPIDVQLAEIEFDIDAYEPLPLAKPALTRAQAEKALTMLNQAEKPLIVAGGGIINADASDLLIEFAEITGVPVVPTLMGWGTIPDDHALMAGMCGLQTSHRYGNATMLEADFVFGIGNRWANRHTGSVDVYTKGKKFIHVDIEPTQIGRVFAPDLGLVSDAGAALKALLDVATEWKTAGKLRDWSGWAKQCQERKKTLKRKTHFEQVPLKPQRVYEEMNKAFPRDTTYVTTIGLSQIAGAQFLHVYKPRNWINCGQAGPLGWTLPAALGVRAANPEAFIVALSGDYDFQFMIEELAVGAQHKLPYIHVVVNNAYLGLIRQAQRGFQMDYEVSLAFENQNRKDDPEAGYGVDHVAVAEAMGCKAVRVRKPEEFAGAFKEAERLMKEHQVPVVLEFILERVTNISMGTEINNITEFEELAEKNEDAPTAIVLLD; encoded by the coding sequence ATGGCCAGGATGCGCGCAGTCGATGCGGCGGTTCTCGTTCTCGAGAAAGAGGGGATCAAGTGCGGCTTTGGTGTGCCGGGCGCTGCCATCAACCCATTCTATTCGGCGCTGAAGGCGCGGGGCACCATCGGTCACGTCCTGGCCCGCCACGTCGAGGGCGCCTCCCACATGGCTGAGGGTTACACCCGCGCCAAGGCCGGCAACATAGGCCTGTGCATAGGCACCTCCGGTCCGGCTGGCACCGACATGATCACCGGCCTCTATTCGGCCGCGGCCGACTCGATCCCGATCCTGTGCATCACCGGCCAGGCGCCGCGTGCCCGTCTCACCAAGGAAGACTTCCAGGCCGTCGACATCGCAGCCATCGCTGGCCCGGTCGCCAAGTGGGCGGTGACGGTCATGGAGCCCTACCTGGTTCCGATGACGCTGCAGAAAGCCTTCTATCTGATGCGTTCGGGCCGCCCGGGCCCGGTCCTGGTCGACCTGCCGATTGACGTGCAGCTGGCCGAAATCGAGTTCGATATCGACGCCTATGAGCCGCTTCCGCTGGCCAAGCCAGCGTTGACCCGCGCCCAGGCCGAAAAAGCTCTGACCATGCTGAACCAGGCCGAGAAGCCGTTGATCGTAGCCGGTGGCGGCATCATCAACGCCGACGCTTCTGATCTGCTCATCGAATTTGCCGAGATCACCGGTGTTCCGGTTGTTCCGACCCTGATGGGCTGGGGCACCATCCCCGACGATCACGCCCTGATGGCCGGGATGTGTGGCCTGCAGACGTCGCACCGCTATGGCAACGCGACCATGCTGGAAGCCGACTTCGTGTTCGGCATCGGCAACCGCTGGGCCAACCGCCACACAGGGTCGGTCGATGTCTACACCAAAGGCAAGAAGTTCATCCATGTCGACATCGAACCAACCCAGATCGGCCGTGTCTTCGCGCCGGATCTTGGCCTTGTCTCCGATGCCGGTGCCGCGCTGAAGGCACTGCTCGACGTCGCCACCGAATGGAAGACGGCCGGCAAGCTGCGCGACTGGTCGGGCTGGGCCAAGCAATGCCAGGAACGCAAGAAGACCCTGAAGCGCAAGACCCATTTCGAGCAGGTGCCGCTTAAGCCGCAGCGCGTCTACGAGGAGATGAACAAGGCGTTCCCACGCGACACCACCTATGTCACTACGATCGGTCTCAGCCAGATCGCCGGCGCGCAGTTCCTGCATGTCTACAAGCCGCGCAACTGGATCAATTGCGGCCAGGCCGGCCCGCTCGGCTGGACGCTGCCGGCAGCGCTGGGTGTTCGCGCCGCCAATCCGGAGGCCTTCATCGTTGCGCTGTCGGGTGACTATGATTTCCAGTTCATGATCGAGGAACTGGCGGTCGGCGCCCAGCACAAGCTGCCCTACATCCACGTCGTCGTGAACAATGCGTATCTCGGCCTGATCCGCCAGGCGCAGCGGGGCTTCCAGATGGACTACGAAGTCAGCCTTGCCTTCGAAAACCAGAACAGGAAGGATGACCCGGAGGCGGGTTACGGCGTCGACCATGTCGCGGTCGCCGAGGCGATGGGCTGCAAGGCGGTTCGCGTCCGCAAGCCGGAAGAGTTCGCAGGTGCCT
- the bhcR gene encoding HTH-type transcriptional regulator BhcR: MEQTEKRQRGRPRAFNAPADAAQVQSLDRALRILAIVAEGSGLSLSEVANASGIAASTAYRMLTTLETHGMVEFDKTDQLWSIGVETYRMGAAFLRRRKLVDRARVVMQELMERTGETANLGLAEDDCVVFVSQVETHQAIRAFFRPGTRSPFHASGIGKAVLAYLDGDRVAAISRKTGLEAFTAKTLSTLPALALDLKDIRERGWSVDDEERNLGMRCIAAAIFNEFGEPIGGVSVSGPTARVTPERLAEIGPLVRNAAVEITKMIGGSTKR, translated from the coding sequence ATGGAACAGACGGAAAAACGCCAGCGCGGGCGCCCACGCGCATTCAACGCCCCCGCAGACGCCGCGCAGGTCCAATCGCTGGATCGTGCACTCCGCATCCTTGCCATTGTCGCGGAGGGCAGCGGCCTGTCGCTCTCGGAGGTCGCCAACGCCTCCGGAATTGCCGCCTCGACCGCTTACCGGATGCTGACGACACTCGAAACGCACGGCATGGTCGAGTTCGACAAGACCGATCAACTCTGGTCGATCGGCGTGGAAACCTACCGCATGGGCGCCGCATTTCTGCGCCGGCGCAAGCTGGTCGACCGTGCGCGCGTGGTTATGCAGGAATTGATGGAAAGGACTGGCGAAACCGCCAATCTCGGCCTGGCCGAAGACGACTGCGTTGTCTTTGTCAGCCAGGTCGAGACACATCAGGCGATCCGCGCCTTCTTCCGGCCGGGTACGCGCAGCCCGTTTCATGCCTCCGGCATCGGCAAGGCGGTGCTGGCCTATCTCGATGGCGATCGTGTTGCCGCCATAAGCCGCAAGACCGGACTCGAAGCCTTTACCGCGAAAACCTTGTCCACCCTGCCCGCGCTGGCGCTCGATCTGAAGGATATTCGCGAAAGAGGCTGGTCCGTCGACGACGAGGAACGGAACCTTGGCATGCGCTGCATTGCCGCCGCGATTTTCAACGAGTTCGGAGAACCGATCGGTGGCGTTTCAGTATCGGGACCAACGGCGAGGGTGACGCCCGAACGCCTGGCAGAGATCGGGCCGCTGGTGCGGAATGCGGCGGTGGAGATCACCAAGATGATCGGTGGCAGCACCAAACGCTGA
- a CDS encoding NAD kinase, producing the protein MTNTASRLAFVSSETADARAALERLSARYGQVPVDEADTIVALGGDGFLLQTLRDTMSSGKRVYGMNRGTIGFLMNEFREKGLTERIAKAVPETIRPLEMSATNAEGETVEALAINEVALWRQSYQTAKIRITVDDHVRLEELSCDGVMIATPAGSTAYNLSAHGPILPLDAPLLALTPVSPFRPRRWRGALLSNRATVRFDILEAEKRPVNAAADHTEVKAVTSVTVRESLTATATVLFDPNHSWDERILAEQFRY; encoded by the coding sequence ATGACGAATACCGCAAGCCGCCTCGCCTTTGTTTCCTCAGAAACCGCCGACGCCCGGGCTGCGCTGGAGCGGCTGAGTGCCCGCTATGGCCAGGTGCCGGTCGATGAAGCCGACACCATCGTCGCCCTCGGGGGTGACGGTTTCCTGCTGCAGACGCTGCGCGACACGATGAGCAGTGGCAAGCGTGTCTACGGCATGAACCGGGGCACGATTGGCTTCCTGATGAACGAGTTCCGTGAAAAGGGCCTGACCGAGCGCATTGCCAAGGCGGTGCCTGAAACCATCCGACCGCTGGAAATGTCGGCGACCAACGCCGAAGGCGAAACCGTCGAAGCACTTGCGATCAACGAGGTCGCCCTGTGGCGCCAATCTTACCAGACAGCCAAGATCCGCATCACCGTCGACGACCATGTCCGCCTCGAGGAATTGAGCTGCGACGGCGTCATGATCGCGACGCCGGCAGGCTCCACCGCCTATAACCTTTCCGCCCACGGGCCGATCCTGCCGCTCGACGCGCCGCTGCTGGCGCTGACGCCGGTGAGCCCGTTCAGGCCACGCCGCTGGCGTGGCGCGCTGCTTTCCAATCGGGCGACCGTGCGGTTCGACATACTGGAGGCCGAAAAGCGGCCGGTGAACGCCGCCGCCGACCACACCGAAGTGAAGGCCGTGACGTCGGTGACAGTGCGGGAATCCTTGACGGCAACAGCCACGGTGCTGTTCGACCCCAATCATTCCTGGGACGAACGCATTCTTGCAGAACAGTTCCGATATTGA
- a CDS encoding DEAD/DEAH box helicase codes for MSSDTQTAQEALLFSDLGLSPKVLSAVTDAGYTQPTPIQAGAIPHALQGKDVLGIAQTGTGKTASFVLPMLTRLEKGRARARMPRTLILEPTRELAAQVEENFVKYGKNHRLTVALLIGGVSFEDQEKKLERGADVLIATPGRLLDHFERGKLLLTGVEILVIDEADRMLDMGFIPDIERICKLIPFTRQTLFFSATMPPEITKLTEQFLHAPVRIEVAKAATTASTVTQRLVKAGSKPWDKRAVLRDLIHAEEEGLKNAIIFCNRKVEVSELFRSLLKHDFNAGALHGDMDQRARMTMLSNFRDGKLKLLVASDVAARGLDIPDVSHVFNYDVPIHAEDYVHRIGRTGRAGRSGKSFTIATKGDTKYVDAIEKLIGKRIEWFDGDLSTLVVSEDADEAPRRGRGDKRRGGRKDSDDRRSKGKRGDRHAANENGEATPAPAEAAPPAGDDRKQRKEAIRADNADRRDADRKDQRPHREQRHSRHREEEDDKTIGFGDDVPAFMKIVAKV; via the coding sequence TTGTCCTCAGACACCCAGACCGCTCAAGAAGCGTTGCTTTTCTCCGACCTCGGCCTCTCGCCCAAGGTTCTCTCGGCCGTCACCGATGCCGGGTACACGCAGCCGACGCCGATCCAGGCCGGCGCGATCCCGCACGCGTTGCAGGGCAAGGATGTCTTAGGCATCGCCCAGACCGGAACAGGCAAGACGGCATCTTTCGTGCTGCCGATGCTGACACGGCTGGAAAAGGGGCGGGCCCGCGCACGCATGCCGCGCACGCTGATCCTGGAGCCGACCCGCGAGCTGGCGGCGCAGGTCGAAGAGAATTTCGTCAAATACGGCAAGAACCATCGCCTCACCGTGGCGCTGCTCATCGGTGGTGTCTCCTTCGAGGACCAGGAAAAGAAGCTGGAACGCGGTGCCGACGTGCTGATCGCGACCCCAGGTCGCCTGCTCGATCACTTCGAGCGCGGCAAACTGCTGCTGACCGGCGTCGAAATCCTCGTCATCGACGAGGCCGACCGCATGCTCGATATGGGCTTCATTCCCGACATCGAGCGCATCTGCAAGCTCATCCCCTTCACCCGGCAGACGCTGTTCTTCTCGGCGACCATGCCGCCCGAGATCACCAAGCTGACCGAGCAGTTCCTGCATGCCCCGGTACGCATCGAGGTCGCCAAGGCTGCGACCACCGCTTCGACGGTAACACAGCGCCTGGTCAAGGCCGGCTCGAAACCGTGGGACAAACGCGCTGTCCTGCGCGACCTGATCCACGCCGAAGAAGAAGGGCTGAAGAACGCCATCATCTTCTGCAACCGCAAGGTCGAGGTCTCGGAACTGTTCCGCTCGCTGCTGAAGCATGACTTCAACGCTGGCGCATTGCATGGCGACATGGACCAGCGCGCGCGCATGACCATGTTGTCCAACTTCCGTGACGGCAAGCTGAAATTGCTGGTGGCGTCGGACGTCGCCGCCCGCGGGCTGGACATTCCAGACGTCAGCCATGTCTTCAACTACGACGTACCAATCCATGCCGAAGACTATGTCCATCGTATCGGCCGCACCGGCCGTGCGGGGCGCTCCGGCAAGTCGTTCACCATCGCCACCAAGGGCGACACCAAATATGTCGACGCGATCGAGAAGCTGATCGGCAAACGGATCGAATGGTTCGACGGCGACCTATCCACGCTGGTTGTCAGCGAGGACGCTGATGAAGCGCCACGCCGCGGTCGCGGCGACAAGCGCCGTGGCGGCCGCAAGGATAGCGACGACCGTCGCAGCAAGGGCAAGCGCGGCGACAGGCACGCCGCAAACGAAAATGGCGAGGCAACACCGGCTCCCGCTGAAGCGGCCCCTCCTGCGGGCGACGACCGCAAGCAGCGTAAGGAGGCGATCCGCGCCGACAATGCCGATCGCAGGGATGCCGATCGCAAGGACCAGCGCCCGCATCGCGAACAGCGCCATTCCCGCCATCGCGAGGAAGAAGACGACAAGACAATCGGCTTCGGCGATGACGTGCCCGCCTTCATGAAGATCGTCGCCAAGGTCTGA
- a CDS encoding OmpA family protein, which translates to MKKIVLSVVATAVLASACTTDPYTGEQKVSNTAGGAVLGGLAGAALGTLAGGNDRRNALIGAGIGALAGGAIGSVMDQNENALRQQLQGTGVSVTRVGNQIVLNMPSDITFATDQDSVKASFYSVLNSVALVLKKYNQTTVDVFGHTDSTGSDQHNFDLSQRRALSVANYLSSQGVDSRRFAVTGFGKTRPVAPNNTAEGRAQNRRVEIQLSPLT; encoded by the coding sequence ATGAAGAAAATTGTGCTCAGCGTGGTGGCTACGGCGGTGTTGGCCAGTGCCTGCACGACCGATCCCTACACGGGTGAGCAGAAGGTTTCCAACACCGCGGGCGGCGCCGTTCTCGGTGGCCTGGCTGGTGCCGCACTTGGCACGCTTGCCGGTGGCAACGATCGCCGCAACGCGCTGATCGGTGCGGGTATCGGCGCACTGGCCGGCGGAGCCATCGGTTCGGTGATGGACCAAAATGAAAATGCGCTGCGCCAGCAGCTGCAGGGCACCGGCGTCAGCGTTACCCGCGTGGGCAACCAGATCGTTCTCAACATGCCGTCCGACATCACCTTCGCCACCGATCAGGATTCCGTGAAGGCGAGTTTCTACTCGGTGCTGAACTCCGTTGCGCTGGTCCTGAAGAAGTACAATCAGACCACCGTCGACGTGTTCGGCCACACCGACTCGACCGGTTCGGACCAGCACAATTTCGACCTGTCGCAGCGCCGCGCGCTCTCGGTGGCGAACTACCTGTCGTCGCAGGGCGTCGATTCACGGCGTTTCGCGGTTACCGGCTTCGGCAAGACCCGGCCGGTTGCTCCCAACAACACCGCCGAAGGCCGCGCGCAGAACCGCCGCGTCGAGATTCAGCTTTCGCCGCTCACCTGA
- a CDS encoding GFA family protein, which translates to MIIKGSCHCKATTFEVSEAPQTVTQCTCSFCSKRGSLWAYYTPDKFKLTSPPENVSFYRWGSKTIKHGFCAICGCGTFTETPDWSTGEPDFDNPKISINSRLFDDFELDTVEVVVIDGRNLW; encoded by the coding sequence ATGATCATCAAGGGAAGCTGTCACTGCAAGGCTACGACGTTCGAGGTATCGGAAGCGCCGCAGACGGTGACGCAGTGCACCTGCTCCTTCTGTTCGAAGCGTGGCTCGCTCTGGGCCTACTACACGCCCGACAAGTTCAAGCTGACCAGCCCTCCTGAAAATGTGAGCTTCTACCGTTGGGGCTCGAAGACCATCAAGCACGGATTCTGCGCAATTTGTGGCTGCGGCACCTTCACCGAGACCCCGGACTGGTCGACCGGCGAGCCGGATTTCGACAACCCCAAGATCAGCATCAATTCCCGCCTGTTCGACGATTTCGAGCTCGACACCGTCGAGGTGGTGGTCATCGACGGCAGGAACCTGTGGTAG
- the prfB gene encoding peptide chain release factor 2 (programmed frameshift), giving the protein MRAETQNIVDEIRQAITLLRRHFDWDQALKRLEYLNVRAEDASLWNDPQEAQKLMRERQGLEEGIGTVKGVTQALEDNIGLIELGEEEGDESVIQEAETAIRSLAGEVRARQVETMLSGEADSNDTYLEVHAGAGGTESQDWANMLLRMYTRWAERRKFKVEVLEVHDGEEAGIKSATVLIKGHNAYGWLKTESGVHRLVRISPYDSNARRHTSFSSIWVYPVIDDNIQIEVNESDVRIDTYRSSGAGGQHVNTTDSAVRITHIPTGIAVACQAGRSQHQNRAKAWEMLRSRLYEEELKKREAAASATEAAKTDIGWGHQIRSYVLQPYQLVKDLRTGVESTSPSDVLDGDLDDFMEASLSQRIEGGVGQPVADID; this is encoded by the exons ATGCGCGCGGAAACGCAGAACATTGTCGACGAAATCAGGCAGGCGATAACCCTGCTGAGGAGGCAT TTTGACTGGGATCAAGCGCTAAAACGGCTTGAATACCTGAACGTCCGTGCCGAGGACGCCAGCCTCTGGAATGACCCGCAGGAAGCGCAGAAGCTGATGCGCGAGCGGCAGGGCCTGGAAGAGGGCATCGGCACGGTCAAAGGCGTCACCCAGGCACTCGAGGACAATATCGGCCTTATCGAACTCGGTGAAGAAGAGGGCGACGAGAGCGTCATCCAGGAGGCCGAGACTGCGATCCGCTCGCTGGCCGGTGAGGTCAGGGCGCGCCAGGTCGAGACCATGCTTTCAGGCGAGGCCGACTCCAACGATACCTATCTGGAAGTCCATGCCGGTGCCGGTGGCACCGAGAGCCAGGACTGGGCGAACATGCTGCTGCGCATGTACACGCGCTGGGCCGAGCGTCGCAAATTCAAGGTCGAAGTGCTGGAAGTCCACGATGGCGAAGAAGCCGGCATCAAGTCGGCGACGGTGCTGATCAAGGGGCATAACGCATATGGCTGGCTGAAGACGGAGTCGGGCGTGCATCGTCTTGTGCGCATCTCGCCCTACGATTCCAATGCGCGTCGCCACACCTCATTTTCGTCGATCTGGGTCTACCCGGTGATCGACGACAACATCCAGATCGAGGTCAATGAATCCGACGTGCGCATCGACACCTACCGCTCGTCGGGCGCAGGTGGTCAGCACGTCAACACCACCGACTCGGCCGTGCGTATCACGCACATTCCGACCGGTATCGCTGTTGCCTGCCAGGCCGGCCGTTCACAGCATCAGAACCGTGCCAAGGCATGGGAGATGCTTCGCTCACGCCTCTACGAAGAAGAGCTGAAGAAGCGTGAGGCGGCAGCCAGCGCAACCGAAGCGGCCAAGACCGACATCGGCTGGGGGCACCAGATCCGCTCCTATGTTTTGCAGCCCTACCAGCTCGTGAAGGACCTGCGCACCGGAGTGGAGTCGACAAGCCCATCGGACGTGCTCGATGGCGACCTCGACGATTTCATGGAAGCTTCGTTGTCGCAACGCATCGAAGGCGGCGTCGGGCAGCCGGTCGCGGATATCGACTAG
- a CDS encoding penicillin-binding protein 1A yields the protein MIRLIGYFFGIGTMLALLAAAVVAIYVGNLAKELPDYEVLAKYEPPVTTRIHASDGALMAEYARERRLYLPIQAVPDRVKAAFLSAEDKNFYSHPGIDITGLGRAIIVNVQNWGSRRPVGASTITQQVAKNFLLTADQTMDRKIKEAILAFRIEQAYSKDRILELYLNEIFFGLNAYGVAGAALTYFDKSVNELTVAEAAYLAALPRGPSNYHPFRHTERAIERRNWVIDQMVENGYVTKEEGAKAKAEPLGVKPRRNGTYLFAGEYFTEEVRRQIISRYGENALYEGGLSVRTTLDPKLQLFARKAMQNGLMKFDTLRGYRGPITHIDVSGDWGPGLGAVKALSDVPEWTLAVVLDSSGEGLSIGVQPDREASGDLVKERVEGTVSREDMAWAMRYKQGDKTLKAKSPAEVLKAGDVIFVQRKGDSGSDYLLRQVPQVEGGLVAMDPHTGRVLAMVGGFSYAASEFNRATQAMRQPGSSFKPIVYAAALDNGYTPASVIMDGPITIQSGNTTWTPKNYDGNSAGPSTLRNGIERSRNLMTVRLANDMGMKLVAEYAERFGVYDKLAPYLPMALGSGETTVMRMVSAYAIMANGGKSIKPSVIDRIQDRYGKTVFRQDERTCENCNATEWKNQPEPELTDNSEQVLDPMTAYQITSMMEGVIKRGTGATVAELGYPMAGKTGTTNDEKDAWFIGFTPNLLVGLYLGYDQPKPLGKGITGGGLAAPIFKDMMREALVGQPKIEFKVPEGMSLVAINRKTGMRANEGDPNTIMEAFKPGTGPADSYWVIGMGSDGSNGPGTGISPQASQAIQSGGGGLY from the coding sequence ATGATTCGTCTTATCGGCTATTTTTTCGGCATCGGCACGATGCTGGCTCTGCTGGCCGCCGCGGTTGTCGCGATCTATGTCGGCAATCTGGCCAAGGAGCTGCCTGACTACGAGGTCCTGGCCAAATACGAGCCACCTGTCACCACCCGCATCCACGCTTCCGATGGCGCGCTGATGGCCGAATATGCCCGTGAGCGTCGTCTCTACCTGCCGATCCAGGCCGTGCCGGATCGTGTCAAGGCCGCTTTCCTGTCGGCTGAGGACAAGAATTTCTATTCGCATCCCGGCATCGACATCACCGGTCTTGGTCGCGCCATCATCGTCAACGTGCAGAACTGGGGCTCGCGCCGCCCGGTCGGTGCCTCGACCATCACGCAGCAGGTGGCGAAGAACTTCCTGCTCACCGCCGACCAGACGATGGACCGCAAGATCAAGGAAGCGATCCTCGCCTTCCGCATCGAGCAGGCCTATTCCAAGGATCGTATCCTTGAACTCTATCTCAACGAGATCTTCTTTGGCCTGAACGCATATGGCGTTGCGGGTGCAGCGCTGACCTATTTCGACAAGTCGGTCAACGAGCTGACGGTGGCCGAGGCTGCCTATCTCGCTGCACTTCCGCGTGGCCCGTCCAACTACCACCCGTTCCGGCATACCGAGCGTGCCATCGAGCGCCGCAACTGGGTCATCGACCAGATGGTCGAGAACGGTTACGTCACCAAGGAGGAGGGCGCCAAGGCCAAGGCCGAGCCGCTCGGCGTCAAGCCGCGCCGCAACGGCACCTACCTTTTCGCCGGTGAATATTTCACCGAGGAAGTCCGCCGCCAGATCATCTCCCGCTATGGCGAGAACGCACTCTACGAAGGTGGCCTCTCCGTCCGAACCACACTCGATCCCAAGCTGCAGCTGTTCGCCCGCAAGGCGATGCAGAACGGCCTGATGAAATTCGATACGTTGCGCGGCTACCGTGGCCCGATCACGCATATCGACGTGTCCGGTGACTGGGGTCCCGGACTGGGCGCGGTCAAGGCCTTGAGCGACGTGCCGGAATGGACGCTCGCCGTCGTGCTCGACAGCTCCGGCGAGGGCCTGTCGATCGGCGTGCAGCCCGACCGCGAGGCCTCCGGTGACCTCGTCAAGGAGCGGGTCGAAGGTACGGTATCGCGTGAGGACATGGCGTGGGCGATGCGCTACAAGCAGGGCGACAAGACGCTGAAGGCGAAGTCCCCGGCGGAAGTCCTGAAGGCCGGTGATGTCATCTTCGTTCAGAGGAAGGGTGACAGCGGCTCCGATTATCTGCTGCGCCAGGTGCCGCAGGTCGAGGGCGGTCTCGTCGCCATGGATCCCCACACCGGCCGCGTCCTTGCCATGGTCGGCGGCTTCTCCTACGCCGCTTCCGAGTTCAATCGTGCCACCCAGGCGATGCGCCAGCCCGGCTCATCGTTCAAGCCGATCGTTTATGCGGCGGCACTGGACAACGGCTATACGCCAGCCTCCGTCATCATGGACGGTCCGATCACCATCCAGTCCGGCAACACCACCTGGACGCCGAAGAACTATGATGGCAATTCCGCCGGCCCGTCGACCCTGCGCAACGGCATCGAGCGTTCGCGTAACCTGATGACCGTTCGTCTGGCCAATGACATGGGCATGAAGCTGGTTGCGGAATATGCGGAACGTTTCGGCGTCTATGACAAGCTGGCGCCATATCTGCCGATGGCGTTGGGCTCCGGTGAAACCACGGTGATGCGCATGGTTTCGGCTTATGCGATCATGGCCAATGGCGGCAAGTCGATCAAGCCGTCGGTCATCGACCGCATCCAGGATCGTTACGGCAAGACGGTGTTTCGTCAGGACGAGCGCACCTGCGAGAACTGCAACGCCACCGAATGGAAGAACCAGCCCGAGCCCGAACTGACCGACAATTCCGAGCAGGTGCTGGACCCGATGACGGCCTACCAGATCACGTCCATGATGGAGGGCGTTATCAAGCGCGGTACCGGCGCCACCGTTGCCGAACTCGGCTACCCGATGGCCGGCAAGACCGGCACGACCAACGACGAGAAGGACGCCTGGTTCATCGGCTTCACGCCGAACCTGCTGGTCGGTCTCTATCTCGGTTATGACCAGCCCAAGCCGCTCGGCAAGGGCATCACCGGTGGTGGTCTCGCCGCGCCGATCTTCAAGGACATGATGCGCGAGGCGCTGGTCGGTCAGCCGAAGATCGAATTCAAGGTACCGGAAGGCATGTCGCTGGTCGCGATCAACCGCAAGACCGGCATGCGTGCCAACGAGGGCGACCCCAACACGATCATGGAAGCCTTCAAGCCCGGCACGGGTCCGGCTGACAGCTACTGGGTCATCGGCATGGGCTCGGATGGCTCGAACGGTCCTGGCACGGGGATTTCGCCGCAGGCATCGCAGGCGATCCAGTCGGGCGGCGGCGGCCTTTACTGA